In the genome of Streptomyces sp. Tu 3180, the window GGGTTTCCCAGCAAAGATCACCTGGCGCCGATGAGTAAGGCGTACAGAACCACTCCACAGGAGGACCCCAGTGGCGAAGGCGAAGTTCGAGCGGACTAAGCCGCACGTCAACATCGGCACCATCGGTCACATCGACCACGGTAAGACGACCCTCACGGCCGCCATTACCAAGGTGCTGCACGACGCGTACCCGGACATCAACGAGGCTTCGGCGTTCGACCAGATCGACAAGGCTCCCGAGGAGCGCCAGCGCGGTATCACCATCTCCATCGCGCACGTCGAGTACCAGACCGAGACGCGTCACTACGCCCACGTCGACTGCCCCGGTCACGCGGACTACATCAAGAACATGATCACGGGTGCGGCGCAGATGGACGGCGCCATCCTCGTGGTCGCCGCCACCGACGGCCCGATGCCGCAGACCAAGGAGCACGTGCTCCTGGCCCGCCAGGTCGGCGTTCCGTACATCGTCGTCGCCCTGAACAAGGCCGACATGGTGGACGACGAGGAGATCCTGGAGCTCGTCGAGCTCGAGGTCCGTGAGCTCCTCTCCGAGTACGAGTTCCCGGGCGACGACGTTCCGGTCGTCAAGGTCTCCGCTCTGAAGGCCCTCGAGGGCGACGAGGAGTGGGGCAAGTCCGTCCTCGAGCTCATGAAGGCCGTGGACGAGTCCATCCCGGAGCCCGAGCGTGACGTCGACAAGCCGTTCCTGATGCCGATCGAGGACGTCTTCACCATCACCGGTCGCGGTACGGTCGTCACCGGCCGCATCGAGCGTGGTGTCCTCAAGGTCAACGAGACCGTCGACATCATCGGCATCAAGCCGGAGAAGACCTCCACCACGGTCACCGGCATCGAGATGTTCCGCAAGCTGCTCGACGAGGGCCAGGCCGGTGAGAACGTCGGTCTGCTGCTCCGCGGCATCAAGCGCGAGGACGTCGAGCGCGGCCAGGTCATCATCAAGCCGGGCTCGGTCACCCCGCACACCGAGTTCGAGGCCCAGGCCTACATCCTGTCGAAGGACGAGGGTGGTCGCCACACCCCGTTCTTCAACAACTACCGCCCGCAGTTCTACTTCCGTACGACGGACGTGACCGGCGTCGTGACCCTCCCCGAGGGCACCGAGATGGTCATGCCGGGTGACAACACCGAGATGAAGGTGGAGCTCATCCAGCCCGTCGCCATGGAAGAGGGCCTGAAGTTCGCCATCCGTGAGGGTGGCCGGACCGTGGGCGCCGGCCAGGTCACCAAGATCACCAAGTGAGCTTGCTGATCTGACCTGGTAGCTCCCTCGCGAGCGCCTGGCACCTGAAGGGGCCCGCACGACTCCGGTCGTGCGGGTCCTTTCGTCATGCGGCTTCGACTTCGCCGCCGGTGGTGTCACTCGATCGCGCGAATGATGTGGCATGTGCGGGAGGCACATGCCGTCCCGCCCCTGGCTTCGCCTCATGGTCAGCTCATCCCATGAGGCCCTGCACCGGATCTTCCAGCAGGACCCGGGCCTCTTCGCCCGCGCCGCCAGGAATCTCGGCGTCTCCTTCCCCCCACCCGTCTCCAGCTCCGAGCTCTCCACCGACCTCACGGAGACCCAGCCCCTGGAGCGCCGGGTGGACACGCTGCTGCGGATGGACACCGAGGACGGCAGCTTCCTCCTCGCGGTGGAGTCACAGGGGGAACCGGACTCGCGCAAGCCTGCGAGCTGGGCGTACTACCTCTCGTACGCGTACGCCAAGTACCGCGTTCCGCCGGTACTCCTCGTCGTCTGCGCGGACCGGGGACGGCCGCCTGGGCGGCCCACCAGGTCGACATCGGACCGCCGCAGTGGCCCTCGCTCACCCTGCGGCCCCTGGTCCTGGGCCCCGACGATCTCCCGGTGATCGACAGTCCCGACGAGGCCGCCCGCGACATCCCCCTCACGGTGCTGTCCGCGGCTCTGCACCGCCGTGACCCGGACGCCGATGCCATACTGAACGCGCTGGCAAAGGCACTGAAGGGCCTGTCGGCCGACGACGAGAGCGCTGCAGGCACATTCATCGAGCTCATGGAACAAGGCCTCGGCAAGACGCCGGCCGCAGATCTCTGGAGGCATCTCAGGGCCGTCGACCTCTCCTTCTTCCAGTCGGAAACCGCTCAGAGGCCCCGGGCGGAGGGCCGTGAGAAAGGCCGGGAAGAGGGCCGGGAAGAAGGCCGGGAAGAGGGTCTGGCCGAGGGCCGGGCGAAGGACCTCTTGCTCCTGCTGAGTCATCGGGGCGTCGAGGTCTCCGGAGAGGACCGGGAACGCATCGTCGGCTGCGGTGATCCCGACGTGCTGGGGTTCTGGTTCACACGGGCCCTCACGGCCGCGTCGACGGCGGAGACCTTCGCGTCGGACGGGGGGACCGGGTCCGCGGGCTGATGGACCTTTCCCTGTTCCAGTCGCAGACCGCTCAGAGGCTCCGGGCGGAGGGCCGGGCCCAGGCACGACGCGAAAGCGTGCTGCTCCTGCTCGAGCACCGGGGCGTCCATGTGTCCGAGGAGGAGCGGGAGCGCATCAACGGCTGCCGGGACCTCGGCACGCTGGGCGTCTGGTTCACGAGGGCCGTCACCGCCACCTCGGCAGCCGATGTCCTCGTGGCCGAAGGGCCCTGGGACGGCTCGTGCGCGAGGGGGAGCGGCTCCTGAGGGCGGGGAGCGGTACGCGGTGGCGTCCTGGCCGGTCGGACGCCGATGCCGACGACCGGTGCCCCGGCCCGGTGATCGCCGGGCCGGGGCGGGGCGGGACGGGGTCAGGTGTGGCTCACACGCGCTGCCACAGCGCCGGGACGTTCGGGGGCTCCCAGCCGGTCCGGGCCTGGTGGCCCTGGAGGCAGCGGTAGGTGGCGCCGCCGTAGGTCACCGTGTCGCCCGGCCGGTGGACGGTGCCGGCCGACCAGGTGCCGCCCGGCTCCTCGGGCGGCTCCTCGCCGCCGTCGCCGTTCGTCTTCAGGGTGAGGCCGTAGTTCTGGAGCAGCGGGTTGATCGGCTGGAAGAAGGTCGTGCCGCCGCTGCCGCAGTTGCCCGAGCCGCCCGAGGTGACGCCCTGGGCCTGGCTGCCGGAGAGGTAGGAACCGCCCGAGTCGCCCGGCTCGGCGCACACCGAGGTGCGGGTGACACCGGTGAGGGTGCCCTCGGGGTAGGTCACGCTGGTGTCGTGCTGCTGGACGGTGCCGCAGTGCCAGCCGGTGGTGGAGCCGGAGCGGCACACCGAGGAGCCGACCGGCGCCTGTGCGGACCCGGTGACCTGGACGTTCCGGCCGCCGGCGCCCCTGACGTACGGCGTCGCCGTCCACTGCGCGTTGGTGGCCACCCACGCCATGTCGCGGCCGGGGAAGACCGAGCCCTGGAAGGTGCCCTGGGCCACCCGGTTGTGGCCGCTGGTGCCCGCCCCGGCCCGTTCGCAGTGTCCGGCCGTGGCGTAGCCCTGCTGGGTGCCCCTGGTGACGGGGAAGCCGATCGAGCAGCGGCCGCTGGTGCCGATGTGGTACGCCTCGCCGCCCCGCAGGTCGTACAGCGCGCGGGGCCGTTCGGCCGACGTCTCGATCCGGGCCAGGGAGCCGTCGACGCCCGCCGCCGACAGCAGGGCGCGGGCCGCGGACGGCCGTACCGCCTGCACCACGACCGCGTTCGTGCGGACGTCGACGTACCGGACCGGCGTGTCCGTGCCGCCCTTCCGTGCCACCGCCCGGTCCAGGCGCGCCCTGGCGGCGTCCAGGTCGGCCAGGGAGTGGCGTACGACGGTGGCCTCGGCACCCCGTGCCTCGATGACCGGTACGGCGTCGGCGTCCGTCGTCGCCACGGTCAGGGTTCCGGACTCGGCGCCGCGCACCCAGGCGCCCGCGAAGTCACCGCCGAGCGCGATCCGCAGGCGGCCCGCCGTGGCCCCGGCCTCCGCCTCGTTGGCCAGCCGCCGCCCGGCCTGTCCCCGGTCCAGGCCGAGGTCGCGTTCCATGGCCTCGAGCAGGGCGGGCGGGGCGGCGTCGGTGCGCAGCGTCTCGGCGGCCGAGGGCGCGGCGGGAGGCGCGGCGGCGGCCGGCCCGGCGCTCGCGGAGCCGCTGAGCCCGGCCACGAGCAGGGCGGCCGTCGCCGTGACGGCGGCACCCACGGCTCTGGTGTGTCGGTGTGGGTGGGGCATGGGGGATCTCCTCGGTTTCGGTGGGGAGGTGCCGAAACCGTAGGAAGGGGCGACCGGCCGCGGTAAGACGTCGGCCGGCCCTCTGCCCGGTGTTATGGAACCCGTCCGGCGGGTCAGGACACCGCCTCGGGGGGCGCGCCGCGGCGCACGGCGCGCCACGCGGTGTAGCTGTCGCTGCCCGCCGCCACGCCCGCATGGGCCGTCCGGGCCTGGGACAGGACGGTCGCGGCGGTCTCCTCGGGCTGCGTCACCGGGTGCCAGCCCAGCAGGTGACGCCAGGTCAGCGGGGTGCCCGTGAGCGGCCGGGTGAGGATCCCGGGGGTGGTCGGGAAGGTCGCCCGGCACATCCCGACCGCCCGGCCCACCTGCACCAGATGGACCAGGGAGGCGGTGTCCGTCTCGTACATGCGGCGCGGTGTGAACCCGGCGCGGGCGCAGGCCGCGGTGAAGCAGTCGCCGAAGCAGCCGTCACCGGGCACGCAGGCCCACTCCTCGCCGGCCAGCTCGGCCAGGTCCACTTCCGCGCGGCGGGCGAGCGGGTGGGCCGGCGGCACCATGACGAACACCGGGTCGACCGCGATCTCCCGCCAGACCAGGCCCTCGGCGCCGGGCGGGGAAGCGGAACCGCAGGTGCCGGCGAGGGCGAAGTCCAGTCTCCCCTCGGCCAGCAGGCCGGCCAGCTCCCGTTCGGACCAGGAGGTGCACGTCGTCACCCGCGCGTCGGGCACCGCGTCCGCCAGACGGTCCACCAGGGCGCCCAGGAGCGGGCCGTGGGTGCCGCCCAACCGGAAGCAGGCGGCCGTACGCGGGGCGCGGGCGAACCGCGCCGCCTCCCGCTGCAGCTCGGTCACCGCGGGCAGCACGACACGGGTGCGTTCCAGGACGAGCTCGCCGAGCGCCGTGACCCGTACGCCGTGCCGGCCGCGCTCGAACAGCTCACCGCCCAGGGCGCGCTCGATCCGCTTGAGCTGTGCGCTCAGCGCGGGCTGCGCCAGGCCCAGGTCGGTCGCCGCCCGGGTGAGGCTGCCCGCGTCAGCGATCGCCCGGATCGTCTTCAGATGCCGCAACTCCAGCTCCATGAGGGGAGCTTGCGGTGTGGCGGGGGCGGGGACAAGAGGTTGGTACGGACCTGATGGGGGAGGAGCGGGAGGGCCGCCGCGCCGGCCGCCCGGGCGGTGGTCAGTGCGGCCGGCGCAGTCCGGCGACGAGGAGGCCGACCAGCCGGCGTGCGTCGTAGCGGGGGTCGCTGTCCGCGCCGATGCAGAGGTTCCCCACGCCGCGCAGGAACCCGTAGGCGTCGATGTCGGCGCGGATCTCACCGGCGGCGGCCGCGGCTTCGAGCAGCTCGGCGCAGACGGGTACGAGGCGGTCCAGGAAGTAGGCGTGCAGCGCGTCGAAGCCGGCGTCGTCGGAGCGCAGTACGGCGGCGAGGCCGTGCTTGGTGACCAGGAAGTCGACGAACCGGTCGATCCACTGCCCCAGGGCGGCGTGCGGGGTCGCAGCGGTCTCCAGCAGGGCCGGGCCGGCCTCGGCGCAGGCGTCGACCTGGTGCCGGTAGACGGCGATGATGAGATCCGCCCGCGTCGGGAAGTGGCGGTAGATGGTGCCGAGCCCGACGCCGGCCCGGGCCGCGATGTCGCGCACCGGGGCGTCCACGCCCGAGGTGAGGAAGACCGCGGCGGCCGCGTCGAGCAGCGCCTCCTTGTTGCGCCGGGCGTCCTTCCGCCTGGGTCCGGGCGCGTCCGACCGCGGTGCGTCCGGCCGGGCCGTGCGCTCCGCGTCCTCGTCGTCCTCGTCTCCGTGATGCACCGCGCCGTTCCCTCCGCCGTCGTGCTTGTCAAAACGGAACGGTGTTCCGTATCGTCGTTCCGGAACGCTGTTCCGTTTGTTCATGATGGCAGAGCGGGGGCCGGCGGCCAAGCCGTGCCTCGTCCGTCGCGTCACCACCGTCATGGTCACCACCGTCATGACCACCGCCACGGTCACCGTCCCCGTCAGCACGCCACCGCGCTTCACCCGCGATGAGGAGACACGGTCATGCAGTACCGCACTTTGGGCCGCACCGGTGTGCAGGTCAGCACCCTGGCGCTCGGCGCGATGAACTTCGGCGCCATCGGGCGCACCACCCAGGAGGAGGCCACCGCCCTCGTCGACGCCGCCCTGGAGGGCGGCGTCAACGTCATCGACACCGCCGACATGTACGGCGGCGGCGAGTCGGAGGAGATGGTCGGCAGGGCCATCGCCGGCCGCCGCGACGACATCGTGCTGGCCACGAAGGCGGGGATGCCGATGGGGGGCGAGCGCAACCACTGCGGCGGTTCGCGCCGCTGGCTGGTCACCGCGCTGGAGGACAGCCTGCGCCGCCTCGGCGTCGACCACGTCGATCTCTACCAGATCCACCGGTGGGACCCGGACACCGGCGACGAGGAGACGCTGTCGGCCCTGACCGATCTGCAACGCGCCGGAAAGATCCGCTACTTCGGCTCCTCGACCTTCCCGGCGTACCGCATCGTGCAGGCGCAGTGGGCCGCCCGCGAGCATCACCTGGGCCGTTACGTCACCGAACAGCCCAGCTACTCGATCCTGCAGCGCGGCATCGAGGCCCACGTGCTGCCGGTGGCCGAGGAGTACGGGCTCGGTGTGCTGGTGTGGAGCCCGCTGGCCTCGGGCTGGCTGTCGGGCGCGATCCGTGCGGGCCGGGAGATCACCACCAGCCGCTCGGCGTTCATGCCGGAGCGCTTCGACACCGCCCTCCCGGCCAACCGGGCCAGGCTCGACGCCGTCGAGCGGCTGGCCGGGGTCGCCGACGAGGCCGGCCTGACCATGATCCAGCTGGCGCTCGGCTTCGTGACCGCGCACCCCGCCGTGACCGGCGCGCTCGTCGGCCCGCGCACACCGGACCACCTGCACGCGCAACTCGCCGCCGCGGACACCGTGCTCCCCGCCGACGTGCTGGACGCGATCGACGCGATCGTCGCCCCCGGTGTCGACCTGGCCCCCCACGAGAAGCACGACACCCCGCCCGCGCTGCTCGACCCGTCGCTGCGACGCCGCTGACCGCCCGAGGAGCGGCCCCCTTCCCTCCTCGCCGCCGGGCCCGACGCGCCCGCCCTCCGCCGCCCTCCGCGGCGGCCGGGGCGGGCGCGTCGGCGTGCGGACCCCTGCACGGGTATTGACGGGCCGCTCGGCCAGACCTTAGCGTCCGCCCATCCCTAATGTTTCGGCTCCGACTTCGAAACATTCGAGAACGACGATCGGAATGAGACTCCCCGCATGAGACCCATTCGTTTCGCCACCGTGGCCCTCGCCGCGGCCACCCTGTCCCTGCCGCTCGTGGCGGGCGCGGCCACGGCCGCCCCGTCGGCCGACCGGCAGGCGGCACCGCACTCCGAAGCCCGGTTCGACCGGCTGCGCCAGGCCGCTCCCGAGGGATTCGTCGTGGGCACCGCCGTGGCGGGCGGCGGCCACCACCTGGAGCAGGCCTACCCGGACCCGTTCACGCACGACAGGCAGTACCGGAAGATCCTGGCGCGCCAGTTCAGCTCGGTCTCCCCCGAGAACCAGATGAAGTGGGACTTCATCCACCCCGAGCGGGACCGCTACGACTTCGGGCAGGCCGACGCCATCGTCGAGTTCGCCGAGCGCAACCGCCAGGTCGTGCGCGGCCACACCCTGCTGTGGCACAGCCAGAACCCGCAGTGGCTGGAGCAGGGCGACTTCTCGAAGGAGGAGCTGCGCGCCCTCCTGCGCGAGCACATCACCACCGTCGTCGGCCGCTACGCCGGCCGGATCCAGCAGTGGGACGTCGCCAACGAGATCTTCGACGACCAGGGCAGGCTGCGCACCCAGGACAACATCTGGATCCGCGAGCTGGGCCCGGGCATCGTCGCCGACGCCTTCCGGTGGGCCCACGAGGCCGACCCCGAGGCGAAGCTGTTCTTCAACGACTACAACGTCGAGAGCGTCAACGCGAAGAGCGACGCCTACTACGCCCTCACCCAGGACCTGCTCGAGCAGGGCGTGCCCGTGCACGGCTTCTCCGTGCAGGCCCACCTGAGCACGCGCTACGGCTTCCCGGGCGACCTGGAGGACAACCTGCGCCGGTTCGACGCGCTCGGCCTGGAGACGGCCGTCACCGAGCTGGACGTCCGCATGGACCTGCCGGAGAGCGGCGTGCCCACCGAGGAGCAGGAGCAGAAGCAGGCCGACTACTACCAGCGCGCGCTCGAGGCGTGCCTGGCCGTCGACGGCTGCAACTCCTTCACCATCTGGGGCTTCACCGACAAGTACTCGTGGGTGCCGGTGTTCTTCGAGGGCGAGGGCTTCGCGAACGTCATGACCGAGGACTTCGCCCGCAAGCCCGCCTTCTACGCCCTGCGGGACACCCTGAAGGAGGCCCGGGAGGAGGACTGCCGGAAGGACGGGAAGAAGGACCGGAAGGGCTGAGGAGGCCCGCCCGGCGTTCCTTCCCCTCCGTGACGAGGACCGCCCCCGGACCCGCCGCCCCCGGACCCGCCGCGCACGGCCGGTCCGGGGGCGGCGGCCCGCTCGGCGGGCGTCACGCCTTGCGGGCCACCGCCACGTAGGCCCCGCTGTGGACGCTCTCCTGGCCGGGGACCGGCTCTCCGAGCTCCGGGTGCCACTCCTCGGCCGCCACGATGCCGGGGGCGACGACCTCCAGGCCCTCGAAGAAGCGGGCGAACCGCTCCCGGTTGCGCATGTCCATGGTGAGCCCGCCCGCCCGGTACAGGTCGCGGACCTTGCGCGAGGCCTCCTCCGGGTGGAAGTCGGGGGTGAGGTGGGACATGATCAGGTAACTGCCCGGAGCCAGTGCGTCCTTGAGGCGCTCCACCAGCTCGTAGGCCCCGTCCTCGTCGCCGATGAAGTGCAGCAGCGCGATCAGGGAGAGCGCGACCGGCCGGTCGAAGTCCAGCGTCTCGCGGGCGTGTTCGACGATGGCGGCGGTGTCGCGGGCGTCCGCCTGCACGTAGTCCACGGCCCCTTCGGGGGTGCCCCGCAGCAGTGCTCCGGCGTGGGCCAGGACGATCGGGTCGTTGTCGCAGTACACGACCCGCGCGTCGGCGGCGACCTCCTGGGCCACCTGGTGCAGGTTCGGTTCCGTCGGGATGCCGGTCCCGATGTCGAGGAACTGGCGCGCCCCCTGGCCGGCCACCCAGCGGGTGGCGCGGTGCATGAAGGCCCGGTTCATCCGCGCCATGACGGGGATGACCGGCGCGAAGGACACGAGCTGCCTGCCCAGCTCCTCGTCCACCGGGTAGTTGTCCTTGCCGCCGAGGAACCAGTCGTACATCCGCGCGGGATGCGGCTTGCTGGTGTCGATCGGTACGGGGGTGCCCGTGCCGGAGTCCTGCTGCTCCACCGTGATTCCCCTTGTAGCGCCCGGGAGTTGACCTGCGACCGTGGGCGTCACGATAACCGCGCCCCGATCGGCGCGCCGCGCCGGGAGCCCTTCGAGGACGTCCGCGTACGCGTCCTCCGGGACGAGGAAGCGTTCCGGCGGATGTGGCAGCCGGGCCCGGTCGCCAGGAGCGGGAGCTCCCGCCGAGCCGGTGATGTTCACCCGCCCGAGTGAGCGCGGGTCCCGGACGGGAAAGGGTGGGGTTCGGTGGGGTCTTTCCCCCTCGTGTTCCTTCGGGGAAGGCGCTGACGGTGCCGGAGCTCGCGGGGTGGGGTTCCGGTCGCGCGGGGCGCGGCCTCGCCCGGGCCGCCCGGTGAGCAGGGCGCGCTCCGCCCGCTCGTCCGGCCGTCCTCGCCGCGACCGCTGTCGCGGCCTGCGTGCCGGTACTCGTCAACGCCGTCACCGCGGACGACACCGGGCCCGCCTCGCGGGGCGTCCGCTCCGGCGGCCGGCGCGAGAACGTATACGACTGCAAGGTCACCCGGGGGAGGTACGACGAGCCCCCCGGCTGCAAGAAGTCCCGGCGGGCTCCGGGTGGGGGCGTCAGATGTGAGCCCCGTGAGCGCTTCCCGGGGAAGTGCTCACGGCTTCGGGTGGGCCGTCGGCCCCGGCGGATCGGGGTGCCGAGGTGACCGGCGAGCGCCCCGCGCGGTGACCACGTCGCCTCGGAAGCCCGAGGGGCAAGGAGGGCGGCGGGGGCGTCCGGACCCGGTCCCCGTCCCGTTCTCCGTGCGTCAGGTCTCGAATAGCGGACGGTCGAGTCGCCTCCTTGCCGTTCCGGTTTACACAGAGGTAACACTGAAGCGTCGGCCGCCTCGGGCAACCACTCCTCGCGACCGCTGTCCTGCGCGCGGCAATGGCGC includes:
- a CDS encoding TetR/AcrR family transcriptional regulator, with protein sequence MLDAAAAVFLTSGVDAPVRDIAARAGVGLGTIYRHFPTRADLIIAVYRHQVDACAEAGPALLETAATPHAALGQWIDRFVDFLVTKHGLAAVLRSDDAGFDALHAYFLDRLVPVCAELLEAAAAAGEIRADIDAYGFLRGVGNLCIGADSDPRYDARRLVGLLVAGLRRPH
- the tuf gene encoding elongation factor Tu translates to MAKAKFERTKPHVNIGTIGHIDHGKTTLTAAITKVLHDAYPDINEASAFDQIDKAPEERQRGITISIAHVEYQTETRHYAHVDCPGHADYIKNMITGAAQMDGAILVVAATDGPMPQTKEHVLLARQVGVPYIVVALNKADMVDDEEILELVELEVRELLSEYEFPGDDVPVVKVSALKALEGDEEWGKSVLELMKAVDESIPEPERDVDKPFLMPIEDVFTITGRGTVVTGRIERGVLKVNETVDIIGIKPEKTSTTVTGIEMFRKLLDEGQAGENVGLLLRGIKREDVERGQVIIKPGSVTPHTEFEAQAYILSKDEGGRHTPFFNNYRPQFYFRTTDVTGVVTLPEGTEMVMPGDNTEMKVELIQPVAMEEGLKFAIREGGRTVGAGQVTKITK
- a CDS encoding alpha-lytic protease prodomain-containing protein, producing the protein MPHPHRHTRAVGAAVTATAALLVAGLSGSASAGPAAAAPPAAPSAAETLRTDAAPPALLEAMERDLGLDRGQAGRRLANEAEAGATAGRLRIALGGDFAGAWVRGAESGTLTVATTDADAVPVIEARGAEATVVRHSLADLDAARARLDRAVARKGGTDTPVRYVDVRTNAVVVQAVRPSAARALLSAAGVDGSLARIETSAERPRALYDLRGGEAYHIGTSGRCSIGFPVTRGTQQGYATAGHCERAGAGTSGHNRVAQGTFQGSVFPGRDMAWVATNAQWTATPYVRGAGGRNVQVTGSAQAPVGSSVCRSGSTTGWHCGTVQQHDTSVTYPEGTLTGVTRTSVCAEPGDSGGSYLSGSQAQGVTSGGSGNCGSGGTTFFQPINPLLQNYGLTLKTNGDGGEEPPEEPGGTWSAGTVHRPGDTVTYGGATYRCLQGHQARTGWEPPNVPALWQRV
- a CDS encoding aldo/keto reductase codes for the protein MQYRTLGRTGVQVSTLALGAMNFGAIGRTTQEEATALVDAALEGGVNVIDTADMYGGGESEEMVGRAIAGRRDDIVLATKAGMPMGGERNHCGGSRRWLVTALEDSLRRLGVDHVDLYQIHRWDPDTGDEETLSALTDLQRAGKIRYFGSSTFPAYRIVQAQWAAREHHLGRYVTEQPSYSILQRGIEAHVLPVAEEYGLGVLVWSPLASGWLSGAIRAGREITTSRSAFMPERFDTALPANRARLDAVERLAGVADEAGLTMIQLALGFVTAHPAVTGALVGPRTPDHLHAQLAAADTVLPADVLDAIDAIVAPGVDLAPHEKHDTPPALLDPSLRRR
- a CDS encoding SAM-dependent methyltransferase → MEQQDSGTGTPVPIDTSKPHPARMYDWFLGGKDNYPVDEELGRQLVSFAPVIPVMARMNRAFMHRATRWVAGQGARQFLDIGTGIPTEPNLHQVAQEVAADARVVYCDNDPIVLAHAGALLRGTPEGAVDYVQADARDTAAIVEHARETLDFDRPVALSLIALLHFIGDEDGAYELVERLKDALAPGSYLIMSHLTPDFHPEEASRKVRDLYRAGGLTMDMRNRERFARFFEGLEVVAPGIVAAEEWHPELGEPVPGQESVHSGAYVAVARKA
- a CDS encoding endo-1,4-beta-xylanase; the protein is MRPIRFATVALAAATLSLPLVAGAATAAPSADRQAAPHSEARFDRLRQAAPEGFVVGTAVAGGGHHLEQAYPDPFTHDRQYRKILARQFSSVSPENQMKWDFIHPERDRYDFGQADAIVEFAERNRQVVRGHTLLWHSQNPQWLEQGDFSKEELRALLREHITTVVGRYAGRIQQWDVANEIFDDQGRLRTQDNIWIRELGPGIVADAFRWAHEADPEAKLFFNDYNVESVNAKSDAYYALTQDLLEQGVPVHGFSVQAHLSTRYGFPGDLEDNLRRFDALGLETAVTELDVRMDLPESGVPTEEQEQKQADYYQRALEACLAVDGCNSFTIWGFTDKYSWVPVFFEGEGFANVMTEDFARKPAFYALRDTLKEAREEDCRKDGKKDRKG
- a CDS encoding LysR family transcriptional regulator, translated to MELELRHLKTIRAIADAGSLTRAATDLGLAQPALSAQLKRIERALGGELFERGRHGVRVTALGELVLERTRVVLPAVTELQREAARFARAPRTAACFRLGGTHGPLLGALVDRLADAVPDARVTTCTSWSERELAGLLAEGRLDFALAGTCGSASPPGAEGLVWREIAVDPVFVMVPPAHPLARRAEVDLAELAGEEWACVPGDGCFGDCFTAACARAGFTPRRMYETDTASLVHLVQVGRAVGMCRATFPTTPGILTRPLTGTPLTWRHLLGWHPVTQPEETAATVLSQARTAHAGVAAGSDSYTAWRAVRRGAPPEAVS